One window of the Chitinophaga niabensis genome contains the following:
- a CDS encoding SPFH domain-containing protein produces the protein MTLPFIEIIEWVEHDPNLLMHKFADGDKEIKNGAQLTVRENQAAMLLNEGQLADVFAPGMHKLSTANIPIISRLKGWKYGFESPFKADVYFFTTRQFLNLKWGTPAPILLRDPQFGQVRLRAFGTFSVRIADVATFFRQYAGTYPRLTIFELEVQMRDFIAPKFGEVLAQANISVLDVAGNISDLSRKIEPLLKPYFENIGIELTQFVITSATLPPEVTEYYDKVTGMNMIPDMNKYQQFNQANAIGQAGTVANEGMQQGMMAGIMLNTLQQQQQQPQEDITAKLQKLKTLFEQGLIDEPEYKAKKAELIEKL, from the coding sequence ATGACGTTACCTTTTATTGAGATTATTGAATGGGTGGAACATGACCCTAATCTGCTCATGCATAAATTTGCAGATGGTGATAAAGAAATTAAAAATGGCGCGCAGTTAACCGTGCGTGAGAACCAGGCAGCCATGCTGTTGAATGAAGGGCAGCTGGCTGATGTATTCGCCCCTGGAATGCACAAACTGAGCACGGCCAATATTCCGATTATCAGCCGCCTGAAAGGATGGAAATACGGCTTTGAATCACCATTTAAAGCAGATGTTTATTTCTTCACCACCCGCCAGTTCCTTAATCTGAAATGGGGTACACCCGCTCCGATACTTTTACGTGATCCTCAGTTTGGCCAGGTAAGACTTCGTGCATTTGGTACATTCTCTGTACGGATTGCAGATGTAGCCACCTTCTTCAGGCAATATGCAGGTACTTATCCAAGGCTCACCATCTTTGAGCTGGAAGTACAAATGCGTGATTTCATAGCACCTAAATTCGGAGAAGTGCTCGCACAGGCCAATATCTCTGTATTGGACGTAGCAGGCAATATCAGCGATCTCAGCAGGAAAATAGAACCATTACTCAAACCTTATTTCGAAAATATCGGCATTGAGTTAACCCAGTTCGTTATCACCAGTGCAACCCTGCCACCTGAAGTAACAGAATATTACGACAAAGTCACCGGCATGAACATGATCCCTGACATGAATAAATATCAGCAGTTTAACCAGGCCAATGCAATAGGCCAGGCAGGAACTGTTGCCAATGAAGGCATGCAGCAGGGCATGATGGCTGGCATCATGTTAAATACCCTTCAGCAGCAACAACAACAGCCACAGGAAGATATCACGGCAAAACTCCAGAAACTCAAAACGCTGTTTGAACAGGGATTAATTGACGAACCCGAATACAAAGCCAAAAAGGCGGAACTCATTGAAAAATTATAG